Proteins found in one Enterococcus sp. 9D6_DIV0238 genomic segment:
- the aroF gene encoding 3-deoxy-7-phosphoheptulonate synthase, with protein MIVIMKSEATKAQIKSVIERVKKEGLEVHLSEGKEQTIIGLVGDTRKMQDVAFNSYDGVENAVRISLTYKLTSREFHPENTIVDVDGVKIGDGSMTMMAGPCSIEGLDQIRECARIAKAGGATILRGGAFKPRTSPYAFQGLEEEGLKYIRQAADELDMKVITEVMDEAHIDMVAEYSDILQIGARNMQNFKLLEAVGKTGKPIGLKRGISGTIDEWLNAAEYIAAQGNFNVIFIERGIRTYETATRNTLDLSAVPLIKKLSHFPIIVDPSHGVGIWDLVPPMARAGVAAGADGLIVEIHPDPVNAWSDGPQSLNEKTYMRMMKEVHIMEKAMKEINALD; from the coding sequence ATGATCGTAATCATGAAATCAGAAGCAACGAAAGCACAAATTAAATCAGTGATTGAACGCGTAAAAAAAGAAGGACTTGAGGTCCATTTAAGCGAAGGAAAAGAACAAACGATCATTGGATTGGTCGGAGATACACGTAAAATGCAAGATGTAGCGTTTAACAGCTATGATGGAGTAGAAAATGCAGTAAGAATCTCTTTGACCTACAAATTGACAAGTCGTGAGTTTCACCCAGAAAATACAATAGTCGATGTAGATGGGGTAAAAATCGGTGACGGAAGCATGACAATGATGGCTGGTCCTTGCTCGATTGAAGGGCTGGATCAAATCCGTGAATGTGCTAGAATCGCTAAAGCTGGCGGCGCGACTATTTTGCGCGGAGGTGCTTTTAAACCAAGAACATCTCCATACGCATTCCAAGGCTTGGAGGAAGAAGGGCTAAAATACATTCGTCAAGCAGCAGATGAACTAGACATGAAAGTCATCACAGAAGTAATGGATGAAGCGCATATCGATATGGTAGCTGAATACAGTGATATCTTACAGATCGGTGCCAGAAACATGCAAAACTTTAAGCTGTTAGAAGCAGTTGGGAAAACAGGAAAACCGATTGGTCTGAAGCGCGGGATATCTGGTACAATTGATGAGTGGTTGAATGCTGCTGAATACATCGCGGCGCAAGGTAATTTTAATGTGATTTTCATTGAACGTGGGATTCGGACATACGAAACAGCTACACGAAATACGTTAGATTTAAGTGCAGTGCCGCTAATCAAAAAATTGAGCCATTTTCCGATCATCGTTGATCCTAGTCATGGGGTAGGTATTTGGGATCTCGTTCCGCCAATGGCTCGTGCAGGTGTTGCAGCTGGTGCTGATGGTTTGATCGTTGAAATCCATCCAGATCCAGTCAATGCTTGGTCAGATGGTCCACAATCGCTAAATGAAAAAACATACATGCGAATGATGAAAGAAGTGCATATCATGGAAAAAGCGATGAAGGAAATCAATGCATTAGACTAA
- the aroB gene encoding 3-dehydroquinate synthase — protein MKLTVTLPNHSYDLTIEKGLLTEIGSWAATIWSPQKVVIITDTNVQPLYGAQVETSLKNAGFEAATFVIEAGEQSKSLKVAAELYDFLAEEGLTRSDGIIALGGGVVGDLAGFVASTYMRGLHFLQVPTTLLAQVDSSIGGKTAVNTSKAKNLVGTFAQPDGVLIDPDTLNTLEVRRVQEGIAEIIKSAAIADKQLWQQLAALKDEHDLLAHATEIIAACCKIKKKVVEEDELDNGVRLLLNFGHTIGHALENTAGYGKLTHGEGVAIGMLQITRIAEQNGLTPVGTTEQLSQMIQKFHLPTSSKNWDKQALYNALTHDKKTRGGKINIILLESIGEAKIVRMPIEEMKSYLD, from the coding sequence ATGAAATTGACTGTAACCTTACCAAATCATTCCTATGATTTGACGATTGAAAAGGGCTTGTTGACTGAAATAGGTTCATGGGCTGCGACTATTTGGTCTCCGCAAAAGGTTGTTATCATAACTGATACGAATGTTCAGCCTTTATATGGAGCTCAGGTTGAGACAAGTTTGAAGAATGCCGGATTTGAAGCAGCAACATTTGTTATAGAAGCTGGAGAGCAAAGTAAGTCGTTAAAAGTCGCTGCTGAGCTATATGACTTTTTAGCAGAGGAAGGTTTAACTAGAAGTGATGGGATCATTGCCTTAGGTGGAGGTGTGGTCGGTGATTTAGCCGGATTTGTAGCATCGACTTATATGCGCGGACTGCACTTTTTACAAGTGCCGACTACTTTGTTGGCTCAAGTTGACAGCAGTATCGGCGGCAAAACAGCAGTCAATACATCTAAAGCAAAAAATCTAGTTGGAACATTTGCTCAGCCAGATGGCGTTTTGATCGATCCAGACACCTTGAATACATTGGAAGTCCGTCGCGTTCAAGAAGGAATCGCTGAAATCATCAAATCGGCGGCAATTGCTGATAAACAACTTTGGCAGCAATTAGCTGCTTTAAAAGATGAACATGACTTATTAGCCCATGCAACTGAAATTATTGCAGCTTGCTGTAAGATCAAGAAAAAAGTTGTAGAGGAAGATGAGCTTGATAACGGTGTACGACTGTTGCTAAACTTTGGACACACGATTGGTCATGCATTGGAAAATACAGCTGGTTATGGTAAGTTGACTCATGGAGAAGGAGTAGCTATCGGGATGCTTCAAATTACTCGTATAGCAGAGCAAAACGGGTTGACACCTGTAGGGACAACGGAACAATTGAGCCAAATGATTCAAAAATTTCATTTGCCTACTTCATCTAAAAATTGGGACAAACAAGCACTGTATAATGCATTGACGCATGACAAAAAAACACGTGGCGGGAAAATCAATATTATTTTATTAGAATCAATTGGTGAAGCTAAGATCGTTCGTATGCCGATTGAAGAAATGAAGAGTTATTTAGACTAG
- the aroC gene encoding chorismate synthase: MRFITAGESHGPELTAIIEGLPAGMPLSPEDINFELARRQGGYGRGGRMLIEKDQVKITSGIRHGKTLGSPVTLVVENKDWKNWTSVMSIEEVTEKEKKIRRVNKPRPGHADLVGGIKYQHDDLRNVLERSSARETTMRVAIGAVAKKLLKELDIEVAGHVAVLGGIRAEIPENLTVSEIRERSEQSDVRVLDPEVEEKMRNLIDQTKKNGDTIGGVVEVIVGGVPIGLGSYVQWDRKLDAKIAQAVTSINAFKGVEFGIGFEMGSRPGSQVMDEIVWDKQTGYTRTSNNLGGFEGGMTNGMPIIVRGVMKPIPTLYKPLQSVNIDTKEPYKASVERSDSTAVPAASVVCEAVVATEVAQAMLEKFGSDAFEQMKEEVSAYRRYTQSF, from the coding sequence ATGCGTTTTATTACTGCAGGAGAATCTCATGGACCAGAATTGACAGCAATCATTGAAGGTTTGCCAGCCGGTATGCCTTTATCACCTGAAGATATCAATTTTGAATTGGCACGAAGACAAGGCGGATATGGGCGCGGCGGCAGAATGTTGATCGAAAAAGATCAAGTGAAAATCACATCTGGTATTCGACATGGCAAAACACTGGGATCGCCAGTGACGCTAGTCGTTGAAAATAAAGATTGGAAGAACTGGACCTCAGTTATGTCTATTGAAGAAGTGACTGAAAAAGAAAAGAAAATTCGTCGTGTCAACAAACCAAGACCAGGACATGCAGATTTAGTTGGCGGAATCAAATATCAACATGACGATCTTAGAAATGTTTTAGAGCGTTCCTCAGCGCGTGAAACAACGATGCGTGTCGCGATCGGTGCTGTCGCCAAAAAATTATTGAAAGAGCTGGATATCGAGGTAGCTGGTCATGTGGCTGTTTTGGGCGGGATCAGAGCTGAAATCCCGGAAAATCTGACTGTTTCTGAAATCCGTGAGCGCTCCGAACAATCAGATGTTCGAGTGTTAGATCCTGAGGTTGAAGAAAAAATGCGAAACTTGATCGATCAAACTAAGAAAAACGGAGATACGATCGGTGGAGTTGTTGAAGTCATCGTTGGCGGAGTGCCGATTGGTTTAGGTAGTTATGTCCAATGGGACCGGAAACTAGATGCTAAAATTGCTCAAGCTGTTACGAGTATCAATGCCTTTAAGGGTGTTGAATTTGGTATCGGTTTTGAAATGGGCAGTCGTCCAGGGAGTCAAGTCATGGATGAAATCGTCTGGGATAAACAAACTGGATATACTCGGACATCAAATAATTTGGGCGGTTTTGAAGGCGGAATGACCAACGGTATGCCGATTATTGTTAGAGGGGTGATGAAGCCGATCCCAACGCTCTACAAACCATTACAAAGTGTCAATATCGACACGAAAGAGCCATACAAAGCAAGTGTGGAACGTTCTGATAGCACTGCTGTCCCAGCTGCCAGTGTTGTTTGTGAAGCTGTCGTTGCAACAGAAGTTGCTCAAGCAATGCTTGAAAAATTTGGCAGTGATGCCTTTGAACAAATGAAAGAAGAGGTTTCAGCATATCGTCGTTATACTCAATCGTTTTGA
- a CDS encoding prephenate dehydrogenase, with protein MKKRVVIVGLGLIGSSIALCIKKIHPSVTIIGLDKEETSVAFALKRQIIDQKADSLKEAAAKADIIFLCTPVKSTLTQLEILSSADLKSGVVITDVGSTKKEIVAKARSLGLDSFIGGHPMAGSHKSGVTAADEDLFENAYYILTNSDQTNAKNVRQLQELLQGTRAKFVVLTAEEHDQITGMLSHLPHIIAAGLVNQSKQFNEEHPRSKQLAAGGFRDITRIASSDPQMWTDILLSNKEALLDLMHLWQKEMTQVADWIASENSEAIFQFFFEAKETRNQLPVHKEGAIPAFHDLFVDVPDVPGVIAEITGLLGKAELSLINLKILETREDIYGILQLTFKRQKDVEAAKEYIEKQTNYLCYEK; from the coding sequence ATGAAAAAAAGAGTAGTAATTGTTGGATTAGGATTGATTGGCAGTTCTATAGCATTGTGTATCAAAAAAATACATCCTTCAGTAACGATCATTGGTTTAGACAAGGAAGAAACTTCGGTGGCTTTTGCTTTGAAAAGGCAGATCATCGATCAAAAAGCGGATTCATTAAAAGAAGCAGCTGCCAAAGCGGATATAATTTTTTTATGTACCCCAGTCAAAAGTACTTTAACACAACTAGAAATTTTAAGTAGTGCAGACCTTAAAAGTGGTGTGGTGATCACAGATGTCGGCAGTACAAAAAAAGAAATCGTAGCTAAAGCCCGATCATTAGGACTAGATTCTTTTATTGGCGGTCATCCAATGGCTGGTTCACACAAGTCCGGAGTAACAGCAGCTGATGAAGATTTATTTGAGAATGCCTATTATATCCTCACAAACTCAGATCAAACAAATGCGAAGAATGTTCGACAATTGCAGGAATTACTGCAGGGAACCAGAGCAAAATTTGTCGTTTTAACAGCAGAAGAACATGATCAAATCACAGGAATGCTTAGTCATCTTCCACATATTATTGCTGCAGGTTTAGTGAACCAAAGTAAGCAATTTAATGAAGAACACCCTCGGTCTAAGCAATTAGCTGCAGGTGGTTTCAGAGATATTACGAGAATTGCTTCATCAGATCCGCAAATGTGGACAGATATTTTATTAAGTAATAAAGAAGCGCTGTTGGACCTAATGCATCTTTGGCAAAAGGAAATGACACAAGTGGCTGACTGGATCGCTTCTGAAAATTCTGAAGCTATCTTTCAATTTTTCTTTGAGGCAAAAGAAACGAGAAACCAGCTGCCTGTCCATAAAGAAGGGGCGATTCCGGCATTCCATGATCTGTTTGTAGATGTACCGGATGTTCCAGGTGTGATTGCTGAAATCACGGGCTTACTAGGAAAAGCGGAACTGTCATTGATCAATTTAAAAATTCTTGAAACACGAGAAGATATTTATGGTATTCTACAATTGACGTTTAAACGACAAAAAGATGTAGAAGCAGCCAAAGAATATATAGAAAAACAAACAAATTATTTATGTTATGAAAAATAA
- the aroA gene encoding 3-phosphoshikimate 1-carboxyvinyltransferase, which yields MELVVNQIGLNGEIDIPSDKSISHRSIMFGAIANGKTTIKNFLRGDDCLSTLKAFQDLGVLIEDDGETITVHGKGISGLTQAKKAIDVGNSGTTIRLITGILAGTDFSTELFGDHSIAKRPMNRVMLPINQMGAECSGHDGTEFPPLTIKGTRTLKPIHYQMPVASAQVKSAILFAALQAQGESVIIEKEKTRDHTEDMIRQFGGEIAISGKEIRIKGPQKLTGQEINVPGDISSAAFFLVAGSIIENSRIILNNVGLNPTRTGILEVIEQMGGKLTVEETGNKENKAGKLIIETSDLKGIEIGGEIIPRLIDELPVIALLATQAQGTTIIRDAEELKVKETNRIDAVATELNKMGASIEPTDDGLIIHGKTPLHGAKVTSYGDHRIGMMLQIAALLVKSGTVELEKAEAISVSYPAFFDDLNKLYQ from the coding sequence TTGGAACTAGTAGTGAACCAGATTGGATTGAATGGAGAAATCGATATACCTAGCGATAAATCAATTTCTCACAGAAGTATTATGTTCGGAGCGATTGCAAATGGGAAAACAACGATCAAGAATTTTCTGCGTGGTGATGATTGCTTAAGTACACTAAAAGCCTTTCAAGATCTTGGCGTTTTGATTGAAGATGATGGTGAAACAATTACCGTTCATGGAAAGGGAATTTCCGGTTTGACCCAAGCAAAAAAAGCAATCGATGTAGGAAATTCTGGAACAACGATCCGCTTGATCACCGGAATTTTAGCTGGAACAGATTTCAGTACGGAATTATTCGGTGATCACTCCATAGCTAAGCGTCCGATGAATCGAGTGATGCTCCCCATCAATCAAATGGGAGCAGAATGTTCTGGACATGATGGTACAGAGTTTCCACCGTTGACGATCAAAGGCACAAGAACATTGAAACCCATTCATTATCAAATGCCGGTTGCTAGTGCACAAGTCAAGTCAGCTATTTTATTTGCAGCACTGCAGGCGCAAGGCGAGTCAGTAATCATTGAAAAAGAAAAGACGCGAGATCACACTGAGGATATGATTCGTCAATTTGGCGGTGAGATTGCAATTTCAGGCAAAGAAATTCGCATTAAAGGACCGCAAAAACTGACTGGTCAAGAGATAAATGTCCCAGGAGATATTTCATCCGCTGCTTTTTTCCTTGTTGCAGGCTCCATCATTGAAAATAGCCGAATCATTTTGAATAATGTCGGATTGAATCCAACTCGGACGGGTATTCTTGAAGTCATTGAACAAATGGGTGGTAAACTAACCGTAGAAGAAACTGGTAATAAAGAAAACAAAGCGGGCAAACTGATTATTGAAACAAGCGATTTAAAAGGGATCGAGATCGGTGGAGAAATCATTCCTCGTTTGATCGATGAATTACCGGTTATTGCTCTTTTAGCAACACAGGCACAGGGAACAACGATCATTCGCGATGCGGAAGAATTAAAAGTCAAAGAAACAAATAGAATTGATGCTGTAGCAACAGAATTGAACAAAATGGGGGCTTCGATCGAACCTACCGATGATGGATTGATCATCCATGGAAAGACACCGTTACATGGGGCAAAAGTGACTAGTTACGGGGATCACCGAATCGGGATGATGTTACAGATCGCAGCGCTTTTAGTTAAATCTGGTACTGTTGAACTTGAAAAAGCAGAAGCCATTTCCGTTTCTTATCCAGCCTTTTTCGATGATTTAAACAAGTTGTATCAATAG
- a CDS encoding shikimate kinase has protein sequence MKGIILIGFMGSGKTTVGKLLAEKTGMQHVDFDEQLVIELGMTIQEYFGLYGEKAFRDQETKLLKRYIDHEQIISTGGGIVLKPENRQLLKQLAPVVYLKTEPETFLSRLKEDQENVRPLIISKTAEEIQEIFEPRIPFYEESASLIIPTSDRTPESIVQEILEKI, from the coding sequence ATGAAAGGTATCATTTTAATAGGATTCATGGGGTCAGGAAAAACGACCGTCGGAAAATTGTTAGCTGAAAAAACAGGAATGCAGCACGTCGATTTCGATGAACAGTTAGTTATCGAACTGGGAATGACGATTCAGGAGTATTTTGGCCTTTATGGAGAAAAAGCCTTTAGAGATCAAGAAACAAAATTATTGAAACGTTATATCGATCATGAACAAATCATTTCTACTGGTGGCGGTATTGTTTTAAAGCCAGAAAACCGCCAGTTATTGAAACAATTGGCGCCAGTCGTTTATCTAAAGACAGAACCAGAAACTTTTCTTTCCCGGTTAAAAGAAGATCAGGAAAATGTACGGCCTTTGATCATATCAAAAACAGCGGAGGAAATCCAAGAAATCTTTGAACCACGGATTCCTTTTTATGAAGAAAGTGCAAGTCTGATCATTCCAACAAGTGATCGAACACCAGAAAGCATTGTTCAAGAGATTCTAGAAAAAATATAA
- the pheA gene encoding prephenate dehydratase: MRVGFLGPEASFTHNAAKTAFPQEELVPFHSIPACIKGVEFGEVDLGVVPIENTIEGSVNTTVDYLFHQTTIPVGGEIVLPIYQQFMVAKSNQQDWQQTTRILSHPQALAQSQEFIRMYFPNARLEATPSTAYAASFVADHPEQKMAAIAPKKSAETYELAVVGENIQDVASNQTRFWILGAEDVHLPLAIENQKMTIAVTMPNNMPGALHKALSVFSWREIDLSKIESRPLKTTLGEYFFLIDINIQQPRPLIDYALEELRLMGGTVKVFGNYNVHLIEGV, from the coding sequence ATGAGAGTGGGTTTTTTAGGACCAGAAGCTTCTTTTACACATAATGCAGCAAAAACAGCTTTTCCACAAGAAGAATTGGTTCCTTTTCATTCAATTCCAGCCTGTATCAAAGGGGTCGAATTTGGCGAAGTCGATCTTGGCGTTGTACCAATCGAGAATACGATCGAGGGCTCTGTCAATACAACAGTAGATTATCTGTTTCATCAGACGACGATTCCAGTTGGCGGTGAAATCGTTCTGCCGATCTATCAACAATTTATGGTCGCTAAATCAAACCAACAAGATTGGCAGCAAACAACACGGATTTTGTCTCACCCGCAGGCATTAGCTCAATCACAAGAATTTATTCGGATGTATTTTCCAAATGCTCGATTAGAAGCAACACCTTCAACCGCTTATGCTGCGAGTTTTGTGGCTGACCATCCGGAGCAAAAGATGGCGGCGATCGCACCGAAAAAGTCTGCAGAAACATATGAACTTGCTGTTGTTGGGGAAAACATTCAAGATGTTGCAAGCAATCAGACACGTTTTTGGATCTTGGGTGCTGAAGATGTTCATCTGCCGTTGGCTATCGAAAACCAAAAGATGACTATTGCTGTGACGATGCCGAATAATATGCCAGGTGCGCTGCATAAAGCACTTTCCGTATTTAGTTGGCGAGAGATCGATCTGAGTAAAATCGAATCTAGACCTTTAAAAACAACCTTGGGGGAGTATTTCTTTCTTATCGATATCAATATCCAGCAACCACGACCATTGATTGACTATGCACTTGAGGAACTGCGTTTAATGGGTGGAACGGTCAAAGTATTCGGTAACTATAATGTTCATTTGATAGAAGGTGTATAA
- a CDS encoding LCP family protein: MSRVDRYKHIHEKAKPIEEKKSFNPRKEKNSSDEASYKESESFKEPEIESRSNEPMDQPNEKKRFFKKEKSPKKPKKKKRFSWPKRILLVLLLLIVLAVGFFFKGKSYAENDTSLPKEELEIFNGVKSSNGAHNILILGSDTRGEDSGRADTIMVLQLDGPSKKPKLVSFMRDTFVDIPGYDDNKINASYALGGAELVRQTLAENFNIQCNYYAKVDFQSFEKIVDSMFPSGVKIDAEKDLNLDGVDIAKGSQKMDGHTLLQYSRFRMDEEGDFGRVRRQQQVMTAVMGQLKNPLALLRTPESLGRLVGYMSTDVPTSFMIKNGPSLLLKGGSGIERLTVPVENSWQNVDYDYAGSVLQIDPDMNRAAVQNFLDQ; the protein is encoded by the coding sequence ATGAGCCGAGTGGATCGTTATAAACATATCCATGAAAAAGCAAAACCAATTGAAGAGAAAAAATCATTCAATCCAAGAAAAGAAAAAAATTCCAGTGATGAAGCATCCTACAAGGAGTCCGAGTCATTTAAAGAACCGGAAATAGAATCACGTTCAAATGAACCTATGGATCAACCGAATGAAAAGAAACGTTTTTTTAAAAAAGAAAAGTCGCCTAAAAAACCAAAAAAGAAAAAAAGGTTTAGTTGGCCGAAGAGAATTTTACTTGTATTGCTATTATTGATCGTATTAGCTGTTGGCTTCTTTTTCAAAGGTAAGTCTTATGCTGAGAATGATACTTCTCTTCCCAAAGAAGAACTTGAAATATTTAATGGAGTGAAAAGCTCCAATGGTGCTCACAATATTTTGATTTTAGGAAGTGATACACGGGGAGAAGATAGCGGTCGTGCAGATACGATCATGGTTCTGCAGCTAGATGGACCTTCTAAAAAACCTAAGTTGGTTTCTTTCATGCGTGATACCTTTGTTGATATTCCAGGCTATGATGATAATAAAATCAATGCTTCTTACGCTTTAGGTGGTGCAGAGTTAGTTCGCCAAACCTTAGCTGAAAACTTTAATATCCAATGTAATTACTATGCAAAAGTCGATTTTCAATCATTTGAAAAAATCGTTGACTCGATGTTCCCTAGCGGTGTCAAAATAGATGCAGAAAAAGATTTGAATTTAGATGGTGTCGATATTGCTAAAGGCAGTCAGAAGATGGACGGACATACGTTATTACAATATTCACGCTTTAGAATGGATGAAGAAGGTGACTTTGGCCGAGTTCGTCGTCAACAACAAGTGATGACGGCAGTGATGGGACAGTTGAAAAATCCATTAGCATTATTGCGTACACCAGAATCGCTTGGGCGTTTAGTAGGATATATGTCAACCGATGTTCCAACTAGTTTTATGATCAAAAATGGTCCGTCTCTTCTTTTAAAAGGCGGCAGCGGCATCGAAAGATTAACAGTTCCAGTGGAAAATTCTTGGCAGAACGTCGATTATGATTACGCTGGCAGCGTGCTTCAAATCGATCCAGATATGAACCGTGCAGCTGTACAAAATTTTCTTGATCAATAA
- a CDS encoding DegV family protein: MKIAIVTDSTAYLPERIKNSPDLFVIPIPVILDGKIYNEGIDIEADEYYSLLNSSKEFPTTSQPALGEVIDLYEKIAEKGYDTIISIHLSAGISGFVNTLFSLTDAVKGITLYPYDSKITSVPMGHMVEVALDLVQEGASLEEIFARLDIIRDNTYAYLIVDDLNNLVRGGRLTNGAALIAGLLKIKPILTFEEGKIVLFEKIRSTKKAFARAEKIIGMRDKEIDRPVKLYVIHANNLAVAEEEKAKLAKQYPDAIIEIGHFGPVIGTHLGEKAIGLCISAQ, translated from the coding sequence ATGAAAATCGCTATTGTGACAGATAGTACCGCTTATTTACCTGAGCGAATTAAGAATTCACCTGATTTGTTTGTAATACCGATCCCAGTCATTTTGGACGGTAAAATATATAACGAAGGAATCGACATTGAAGCAGATGAATATTACAGCTTATTGAATAGCAGTAAAGAATTCCCAACGACGTCTCAGCCAGCTTTAGGAGAAGTCATCGATTTGTATGAAAAAATTGCAGAAAAAGGCTACGATACGATCATCAGTATTCATCTTTCTGCTGGAATTTCTGGTTTTGTCAATACATTGTTTTCTTTGACAGATGCAGTGAAAGGAATCACTCTTTATCCTTATGATTCTAAGATCACAAGTGTGCCGATGGGCCATATGGTAGAGGTTGCACTTGATTTAGTCCAAGAAGGCGCAAGCCTAGAAGAGATCTTTGCACGATTGGATATTATTAGAGATAATACTTACGCTTATCTGATCGTTGATGATCTAAATAATCTAGTTCGTGGCGGACGTTTGACAAATGGAGCAGCACTGATTGCCGGTTTATTGAAAATCAAACCGATTTTGACCTTCGAAGAAGGGAAAATAGTCCTGTTTGAAAAAATCCGTTCGACTAAGAAAGCTTTTGCTCGAGCGGAAAAAATTATCGGTATGCGTGATAAAGAAATTGATCGTCCAGTAAAATTATATGTGATCCATGCAAATAATTTGGCAGTCGCTGAAGAAGAAAAAGCAAAGCTTGCAAAACAATATCCTGATGCAATTATTGAAATCGGTCATTTTGGTCCTGTTATTGGGACACATTTAGGTGAAAAAGCAATTGGTTTATGTATCTCAGCTCAATAA